A region of the Microbacterium sp. SL75 genome:
TGCTGCACGTACTTGTCGAGCCCCGGCGTGATCACGAAGCCCAGATCGGTGAGGAAATCGGTGTTCAAGCCGTCGGGGTAGACGTAGATGCTGCCCTGCCACGGGCCGCCCTGCGAGAACGACGCGGTCTTGCCCGCGAACTCGGGGTGCGCCGCGGCGGCTGCCGCGTACTTCTCTTCGATTCCGGTGATCAGGCTCTCGCCCTCGGCGCTGCGCCCCATCGCCTGCGCGATCTGACGGGTCTGTCCCTTCCAGTCCGAGAAGTAGCCCTCGGTGCCGGCGACGCTCGCGATCGTGGGGGCGATGGCGCTGAGCTTGGTGTAGTCGTCGGCGGTCAGCTTGGCGTTCGTGCCGACGATGAGATCGGGCTCGAGAGAGGCGATCTTCTCGAACTCGAGGCCGTCGGTCGCGGAGAGCACGGTGGGCTCGGCGCCGTTGAGCAGATCCGTGGCCCAGGGCCAGACGGCATAGGGCTGTTCGCCGTACCACTCGGTCGTGGCGACCGGGGGCGTGCCGAGCTCGAGCAGGACGTCCTGCTCAGTCAGGCCGACCACGACGACACGTTGCGGCTCGGCTGTGACGGTCGTCTCGCCGAACTGGTGGGTGACCGTCACGGGGAAGGTGTCGCTCGGCTGTGTCGAGTAGGTGGCGTTACGGGCGCCGGCCTCGGCAGTGCTGCCACAGCCGGCGAGCAGGGCCGCGGCGACGGCGAGGACGGAGCCCAGTGCGGCGAGGCGCACGGGGCGGGAGCGATGGCGGGGAGCAGGCATGCGGACTCTCGGGTCGATGGGACGGGCGCCGCTAGGTTAGCCTTGCCTTACCTTGGCCGCCATCGTCGTGAGGAGACATTCGGTGCTGGATCACGACACCGTGATGTCGCGTAGCGAACATCCCGGATCGACGGATGCCATATCCGAGGCCACCCATAGTCGCCACTGGACATCGGCGGAATTCGCGGTGATCTCGACGTCGGTCAGTGCCGGCGCCGGTTTCGACCCGCACCGCCACGAGGAGGATCAGCTCGCCTGGATGGCGTCCGGCTCCATGGAGGTCTCGGTCGGGGCCGACCGCTGGCACCTGCGCCGCGACCACCAGGTCTGGATCCCCGCCGGCGTCCTCCACGAGATGCGCTTCACCGAGCCGGGGGAACTCGTCAGCGCCTACGTCGACCAGCGTCACCGGCCCGCGCGCACGGGGTGGGAGCGCGCCCGGGTGCTCGCCCTCGACCCGCTCGGCGGCGCCCTGCTGAGCCACCTCGCCGCGGGCGATCGTGCAGAGGGGCGCCGCCAGTCGTGCTTCGCGATCCTGAGCGACCTCGTCGCCGAGGCTCCCGTCGCGCGCGAGGTCGTCGCGCTGCCGCAGGACCCGCGGGCACGGGCCGTTGCCGTCGCCCTGCTGGACCGGCCCGACGACGAGCGCGACCTGGACGCCTGGGCGGCCGAGGTGGGTGTGAGCGCCAGAACCGTCGCGCGGGCCTTCGTCGCCGACACCGGGCGCACCTTCCGCGAGTGGCGCGTGCGCGCGCGCCTGCACGCCGCCGTGGGTCTTCTGCTGCAGGGAGAACCGGTGCACGTCGTGGCCCCCGCGGTCGGATACGACTCGGTCAGCAGTTTCATCTCGGCGTTCCGCCGTCGTTTCGGGGTGACTCCGGCCGTCTACGCCGGGCGATCGCGCGAGATGCCCGACTGAGACGGGACCGAGAGCGGCGACGTCACGCCGAGAATCGCTCGAGATGTTCACCCCGTCGGATGCCGGGCAGTCGCGGCTCCCGCGCGACGACGTCGATCACGGGTCGTCGTCCTTCATCGCCGTCGTGGCGACGGTCTCGGCCGAGGAGGGCAACCTCCTCAGGCGGTGTCATCCGTACGTCGGTGGGCCTACTAGGCTGTAAAAGCCTTGTGCTCGGGTGACCCTCCGGGCGAAGGCCGACCAGGATGACACCCCCGTGGCATCCATCGGTCGAGAAGATCGCGGGGTGCCGCAAGCCCCCGCGTTCGACCACACGGGCGACCAGAAATCGCAAGGAGGCGCGGTGAGCGACGCGGGCACGCAGCAGGACAAGGCCACTCTCACGGTAGGGGGCACCACCGCCGAATTCCCGGTCCTGCGAGGCACCGACGGCGTTCCGAGCATCGACATCGCGTCGCTGACGAAGCAGACCGGTCACACCACGCTCGACTATGGTTTCGTCAACACGGCGTCGACCAAGTCCGACATCACCTACATCGACGGTGACCAGGGCATCCTCCGCTACCGCGGCTACCCGATCGAGCAGCTGGCGAAGAACAGCACCTACCTCGAGGTCGCGTGGCTGCTCATCTACGGCGAGCTGCCGTCGGCATCCGAGCTGGCGTCCTTCGACGAGCGCATCCGCCGTCACACGCTGCTGCACGAAGACCTCAAGAGCCTGTTCTCGGCTCTGCCCCCGACGGCGCACCCCATGTCGGTGCTGTCGGCCGCGACGGCCGCGCTCTCGACCTACTACGAGGCAGAGTCCGACCCGCACAACCCCGAGCACGTTGAGCTCAACACGGTGCGCATGCTCGCGAAGCTCCCCGTGATCGCGGCCTACGCGCACAAGAAGAGCATCGGTCAGGCCTTCCTCTACCCCGACAACTCGCTCGGCTTCGTCGACAACTTCCTCAAGCTGAACTTCGGCGTGCACAGCGAGCCCTTCGAGGCCAACCCCGTCATGACGAAGGCCCTCGACCTATTGCTTATGCTCCACGAGGACCACGAGCAGAACGCGTCGACCTCGACCGTGCGCCTCGTCGGCTCGACAGGGGCCAACCAGTTCGCTTCGATCTCGGCCGGTATCCAGGCGCTCTCGGGTCCCCTGCACGGCGGCGCGAACGAAGCCGTGCTGCAGATGCTCGCGCGCATCCGCGACTCGGGCGAGAGCGTCGAGCGCTTCGTCGAGCGGGTGAAGAACAAGGAGCAGGGCGTCAAGCTCATGGGCTTCGGTCACCGCGTCTACAAGAACTACGACCCGCGCGCCAAGCTCGTCAAGGAGTCGGCCGACGAGGTGCTCGAGGCCCTCGGCGTCAGCGACCCGTTGCTCGACCTCGCCAAAGAGCTCGAGCAGATCGCTCTCGAGGACGACTACTTCAAGGAGCGTCGCCTCTACCCGAACGTCGACTTCTACACCGGCGTGATCTACAAGGCGATGGGGTTCCCCACGCGCATGTTCACCGTGCTGTTCGCGATCGGACGCCTGCCCGGCTGGCTCGCGCAGTGGCGCGAGGCCATTACCGACCCGCAGACCAAGATCGGTCGCCCGCAGCAGCTGTACACGGGTGCCGCCGAGCGGAACTATCCCGGCGTCTGACCGAATCCGAAACGCCCCGTCCCTCTCGCGAGGGGCGGGGCGTTTCGCCGTGCGCGGGGCGAGCGCCAAGGGCGCGGCGCTGCGCGCGGCGGGTTCCGCGGGTGCGGCGCTGGGCCTCGTGGGCCCTGGTGGGTAGGGCGCTGCGCGCGGCGGGCACGTCGGTGGGTTCGGCTGCACGCATAAACGCTCTTGGCGCGCGCAAACGCGAGGAGAGCGTGTTTGTGTGCGCGGGGAGCGTTTATGCGTGAGGGGCGGATGCCGTGGGCCGGGCGCGTCGCGCCCCGGGTGCAGCGCTGCGCGCGGTGGGCTCGTGTGGGTAGGGCGCTGCGCGCGGCGGGCACGTCGGTGGGTTCGGCTGCACGCATAAACGCTCTTGGCGCGCGTAAACGCGAGGAGAGCGTGTTTGTGCGCGCGGGGAGCGTTTATGCGTGAGGGGCGGATGCCGCGGGCCGGCCGCGTCGCGCCCCGGGTACAGCGTTGCGCGCGGTGGCCCCCCGGTGGGTTCGGCCGCGGCATAAACACTCTCACCGCGCGTAAACGCGCTGTGCTCGCGTTTCTGAGCGCGGATCGCGTTTATGCGCGGGGTGGGGAGGCAGCGGGACGTCGACGCAGCGCGACACCCCGCGGCGACGCAATGCCCGCACCGCCCCGGCCCGAGCGATCGCGCCTCAGGCGTGTCGCGCCTCAGGCGTGTCGCGCCTCAGGCGTGCAGCGCCTCGTTGAGGGTGACGCCGACACCCGCGCGGGCCGAGGCCTCGACGGTGCCGGTGAGCGAGTTGCGGCGGAACAGGATGCCGTCGCGGCCGGAAAGCTCCCCGGCCTTGATCGTCTCGTCACCGACCTTCACCTTCGTTCCGGCGGTGACGTACAGACCCGCCTCGACGACGCAGTCGTCGCCGAGCGAGATACCGATACCCGCGTTCGCGCCGAGCAGCGTGCGCGCTCCGATCGAGACGCGGTGGGTGCCGCCGCCCGACAGTGTGCCCATGATCGAGGCGCCGCCGCCGATGTCGGTGCCGTCACCGATGACGACGCCCTGCGACACGCGGCCCTCGATCATCGAGGAGCCGAGCGTGCCGGCGTTGAAGTTGACGAAGCCCTCGTGCATCACGGTCGTGCCGGGGGAGAGGTGCGCGCCCAGGCGCACACGCGAAGCGTCGGCGATGCGCACGCCCGCGGGGAGCACGTAGTCGGTGAGGCGCGGGAACTTGTCGAGACCCTGCAGCTCGATACCGTGACGCTTGAGCTGCGGCAGCAGCCGGGCCGCGTCGTCGGGGTGCACGGGGCCGGCGTTGGTCCAGGCGACGTTGGGAAGGTGGCCGAAGATCCCGTCGAGGTTGATCTCGTTGGGGCGCACGAGCAGGTGCGACAGCGCGTGCAGACGCAGGTAGGCATCGATCGTCGAGGCGGGGGCCTCGTCGGCGTCGATCGTGAGGGACACCGTCTCGACGACGACTCCGCGTCGCTCATCGGGGCCCGTGGAGGATGCGAGCGCCGCCTTCTCGGCATCCAGGTCGTTCGAGTCGCCCAGGACCGGCTTCGGGAACCAGGCATCGAGCACTGTCCCCCCGGTGGTTCGTGTCGAGAGGCCGGCAGCGCTGATGCGTCGTTCGTTGCTCACGGTCCCAGGGTAGTGGGGCACCGCCTGTGCGAAGATCGGGGCATGCTCGCGCTCGACCTCACCCAGTCCTCGGCCGCCCTCACCCGAGCGGTCTGCGACATCCACAGCGTCTCGGGAGATGAGACCCCTCTCGCGGATGCCATCGAGGCCGCCGTCTCCGCGTACGTCCATCTCGAGGTCATCCGCGATGGCGACACCATCGTCGCCCGCACCAATCTGGGGCGCGAGCGCCGGGTCGTGATCGCCGGGCATATCGACACCGTGCCGATCAACCGGAACCTCCCCGTCGAGGACCGCACGGTCGACGGGGTCGAGGTCATCTGGGGGCGCGGGACGGTCGACATGAAGGCCGGCGTCGCGGTGCAGCTCAAGCTCGCCGCCGAGCTCACCGAGCCCCCGGTCGACATCACGTGGATGTGGTACGACCACGAAGAGGTCGACTCCGCTCTGAACGGCCTCGGTCGGCTGTCGCGCAACCGCCCGGATCTGTTCGAGGGCGACTTCGCCATCCTCGGCGAGCCCAGCAACGGCGAGGTCGAGGGCGGCTGCAACGGAACGCTTCGCGCGATCGTGCGCACCGAGGGCGTACGCGCGCACAGCGCCCGCTCGTGGATCGGCGAGAACGCGATCCACAAGGCGGCGCCGATCCTCGCGCGCCTGGCCGAGTACCGAGCCCGCGAGATCGAGGTCGAGGGTCTCGTCTACCGCGAGGGCCTCAATGCCGTGAGCATCTCGGGCGGTGTCGCGGGCAACGTCATCCCCGACGCGTGCGCCGTCGAGGTCAACTACCGCTTCGCTCCGAGCCGCGACGCCGCGGCTGCGATCCGCGTCGTCACCGACGTGTTCACCGGCTTCGACGTCGAGATCGTCGACGTGGCCGAGGGCGCTCGCCCGGGCCTCGACGCGGCTCTCGCGAGAGACTTCGTGGATGCCGTGGGCGCGACGCCGAAACCCAAGTACGGCTGGACCGATGTGGCGCGGTTCTCGGCCCTCGGCATCCCGGCCGTCAACTACGGCCCCGGCGACCCGCATCTCGCGCACCACGACGAGGAGCGCGTGCCGCTCGCGCAGATCGACGCCGTCGAGCAAGGCCTGCGTGCCTGGTTGAGCGGGTCGTGACCACCGCGGCCACGACGCGCACGCGGGTCGCCTGGGGGGAGCGTCTGCCCCTGGCGGCGCGCATCGCGATCGTCTACATCGCTGCGCGCGTGGTCACGACGGGCTTCTTCCTTCTCGCGTCAGCGCTGTCGGGCCCGGGTTCGCGCTACGGCATCGCGCCCTCGCTCGAGAAGCTCGCCCTGGGGTGGGACGCGCAGTGGTACTGGCTCGCCGCGGTGTCGGGGTACCCGGTGGATCTGCCGATCGCCGCGGGCGGTCACGTCGCCGAGAACGCCTGGGCGTTCATGCCCCTGTATTCGTACCTCTCGGCCGGGCTGGGCTTCCTGCTCGGGTCGTGGGGCGCGGGGGCCATAACGATCTCGCTGGCCGCGGGCTACGGAGCCTGTCTCGTGCTGCACTCCCTGCTGCGCGAGCGCATCGGCGCGTCGGCTGCGATGTGGGCCGTGGTCTTCTTCGCGTGCGGGCCGCTGGCAGCCCTGTTCCAGGTGGGGTACGCCGAGGCGTTGTTCCTCTTCTTACTCTTCCTCGCTATCCGGTGTGTTCAGCGGCGGCAATGGACCTGGCTCTACCTGCTCGTTCCCGCGATGGGTTTCACACGCCCCGGCATCCTCGCTTTCGCCCTGTTCCTCGGGCTCTACGGCATCCATCGCTTCCTCCATCGTCGGACGGATCCGCTGCCGACGCGCGATATCGCGCACCTCGTGGCCCTGGGCGGACTCTCGGTCGTCGTGGGCTTCGCGTGGCAGGCGATCGCGGGCTTCGTCACCGGCGACCCCGGCGCGTATCTCGCCACCGAGCTCGCGTGGCGACGCAACTGGCTCGGCGATTCGAGCGGCGGGTTCCTCCCCGTCGACGGGTTCGTGCAGGCCGCGGGATTCTGGTTCGCCCGCTGGGGGCTGGGCGCGGCGACGGGATACGTTTTCCTGGCAGTGCTCGTGCTGGCCGTGGCCGCGCTGTTGCTGTTCTCCCCGCAGGTGAAGCGCCTCGGCATCGAGGTGCGACTGTGGTCGGCGAGCTACCTGGTCTACCTGCTGCTGGTGTTCTTCCCGCAGTCGAGCATCTTCCGGTTGCTGGTGCCGATCTCGCCGTTGTGGGGGGCTCTCGCGGTGCCGCAATCACGCCGATGGCGGATCGGCGTCCTCGCTCTCGCTCTGCTCGGACAGTGGTGGTGGATCTACAACATGTACGCCCTCGCGAACGCGTACTGGCAGATTCCCTGATCCCCGTTCACGTCCGTCGACCACGCGGTACGACCCGCCGCGCAGGATACCGGTAAACTTCTCAGGCAGACCAACGACGAAAAGGGGGCCGCGATGGCAGCCATGAAGCCGCGTACCGGCGACGGACCGATGGAGGCCGTGAAGGAGGGCCGGTTGATCATCGTGCGCGTGCCGCTCGAGGGTGGCGGGCGACTCGTCGTCTCGGTGAACGACGCCGAGGCGAAGGAACTCTACGACGTGCTCGGTGGTGTCGTCACCGCCTGACGACCATCGACGCAGAAAAGGCCGGTCCCTTCGGGGGCCGGCCTTCTTCGTGCGTTCGGAAGACTCAGACCTCGGTCGGCCGCGTCGTGAGCTGCAGCAGCCCTTCGCCGGTGGTCGACAGTGCGCCGATGACGGCGGGGGAGGACTGCACCTCCTGGATGAGCGAACGGTAGGCCGTGGTCACCGGACCGCGGCGCACCGGGTCGGCCGCACCGTGCGCGAGGACACGGGGGATGAGCACCGTTCCGCCGGCGCGCACGAGGCGCAGACCGTGCTCGACGTACTCGATGACGCCCTCGGGGTCGGCGTCGATGAAGACGATGTCGTACGACGCCTCGTTCATGCGCGGCAGGACGTCGGAGGCCCGACCGGTGATGAACCGGGCGCGCGCGGCGGGTACGCGGGCGTCGATGAACGCGGAGCGGGCGGCCCCGAGGTGCTCCGGCTCGCTGTCGATCGTCGTGATCGTCGCACGGGGCGAGCCGTGCAGCAGCCACAGGCCCGAAACTCCGCCTCCGGTGCCGACCTCGACGATGTTGAGAGCACGGGATGCCGCCGAGATCACGGCCGCCTGGGCTCCGACCGCGGGGCTGATCGGCGCCGCTCCGAGCTCGAGCGCGTGCGCCCGGGCGCGAGCGATGTGCTCGGGCTCGACCGTCGACTCCTGCACGAACCGTTCGTTCGCCTCATGACCGCTCACGTGGACCTCCTCAGATCAGGCTAGACGGCCGATGGTCGCTCGCCCCCTAGGCGAGGCCGGTAATCTGGTCCCATGTTCTTCGGCCTCACGATCGAGAAGCTGATGCTGATCGGCGTGATCGCAGCGGTCCTCGTCGGCCCCGAGCGCCTCCCGCGCTACGCGGAGGCGTTGGCCAAGTTCACCAAGCGTGCGAAAGAGACGCTTCAGGGTGCGCGCACGCGGATGCGCGACGAGATGGGCCCGGAGTTCGACGACGTCGACTGGAAGAAGCTCGACCCGCGTCAGTACGACCCGCGCCGCATCATCCGCGAGGCGCTGCTCGACGACACCCCGACGGCGACCATGCGTGCCGCGGGCGCCGCCGCTCTCGCAGCGCGCGAGAAACCGGCATCCACCCCCTTCGTGGCGGGCGAGCTCCCGCCGTTCGACGACGAGGCGACCTGACGCGGATTCCGGCGGCTGCCCCGGGCGGAGGTCCCTGAGGCTGTCGAAGAGGCCGGAACTGGTCGGGGCGGCGTCAGACCGCGTGTCACCAGAACAGGGGATGTCACCGGAACAGGCCGATCCGCCACGAATGGCCCTGTTCTCGTGGCGTCGCCCTGTTCTCGTGGCGGGAGCGGCTCGCCGTGGCGGCGCGGCGGAGAGTGCGATCCGGATGCCGTGGCCCGGGGTCGCACCGTGACGGGTGGCGGCGAGGGTCAGACGTTCAGGCGGAGCGCTTTGCCCGCGAGACCCCGCGGGCGCACGGCCAATGCCGAGGCGGCGGCGTCGATCGCGCGAGCGGCAGGGTCGTCGGGCTGCGACAGGACCACGGGTCGTCCGTCGTCACCGCCGGCGCGGAGCGCGGGGCTGAGCGGCACGGATGCCAGCAGTGGCACGCGCACGTCGTCGCTCGACAGGGCGCGTGCCACCTCCTCGCCGCCGCCCGCGCCGAACAGGTCGAGCACGGTGCCGTCGGGGAGGGTCATGGCCGCCATGTTCTCGATCACCCCGATCGGATGCTGGCCGGTCTGGCGTGCGACGAGCCCCGAGCGGACGGCCACCTCGGCGGCCGCCGCCTGCGGGGTCGTGACGACCAGCACATCGGCATGGGGGAGCAGCTGCCCCACCGAGATCGCGACGTCGCCCGTGCCCGGAGGCATGTCGAGCAGCAGCACGTCGAGGTCGCCGAAGAACACGTCGGTGAGGAACTGCTGAACGGTGCGGTGCAGCATCGGTCCGCGCCAAGCGACGGCTCCCGCGGCGTCCTCTCCGGGTCGCCGCAGGAACATGCCGATCGAGATGACCTTCACCCCGTACGCCACGGGTGGCAGGATCAGGTCGTCGAGCTTGGTGGGGGCCGGCGGCAGGCCGTCGTCGTCGACGAGGCCGAGAAGGCCCGGGATCGAGAATCCGTGCACGTCCGCGTCGATCAGCCCGACGCGAAGCCCCTTCGCCGCGAGCGCCACGGCGAGGTTCGCGGTGATGGTCGACTTGCCCACTCCGCCCTTACCGCTCGTGACGGCGATCACGCGCGTGAGCGAGTCCGGGCCGAAAGGCATCTCGCGCTTCGCGCGCCCACCGCGCAGCTTCTCGGTGAGGGCCTTGCGCTCGTCGGGCGACATCACCCCGACCCGCACGTCGACCGCGTCGATGCCGGCGACCGAGGCCGCGGCATCCCGGACGTCTCTTTCGATGCGATCCGCGGCGGGGCAGCCGACGATCGTCAGGGCGATGCCCACCTCGGCGGACGCACCCGAGACCGTGATCTCGCGCACCATGTCGAGCTCGCCGAGCGGCCGTCGTAGTTCCGGATCGGTGACGGCGGCGACCGCTCGGCGAACGCTCTCGGCGAGGGCGTCGGTCACGAGGCGGGCCGAGGAGCGTCGTCGTGGTCGTCGAGGCGCTCGAGCGCCGCTTTCAGTTCGGCGCGCAGCGTGTCCTTCGTGATGACCTCGTCGGTCAGGTCGCGCACGGCCATGCGCAGCGCCACGATCTCGCGGGCGAGGTACTCGGTGTCGGCGAGGTTTCGCTCGGCACGCTGACGGTCCTGCTCGATCTGCACGCGGTCGCGGTCGTCCTGTCGGTTCTGCGCGAGCAGGATCAGGGGAGCGGCGTACGAGGCCTGGAGCGAGAGCACGAGCGTCAGCGCGGTGAAGCCGATCGCTGCGGAGTCGAAACGCAACTCGTCGGGCGCGATCGAGTTCCAGCCCATCCACACCACGCAGAACAGCGTCAGCGACAGCAGGAAGGTGGGCGTCCCCATCGCGCGGGCGACCCACTCGGTGAACCGTCCGAAGCGGTCGCGCGAGGGCTGCGGAGCGCGCGGGGCCAGGACGCCGGTGCGGCCGCGCGGGGCGTCGAGAGCGGGCTTGCGGTTGTTGCGTGCCATCAGCGCCTCCTCGGGGTCTGCGGGGTGATCTGGGGGATGCTCGCGGTCGCGGTGGACCTCGTGGTCGTCCGGGGTCTCGGATCGTCGCTGTCGTGCGTGCGCCAGTCGTCGGGCAGCAGGTAGTCGAGCACGTCGTCGACGCTCACGCAGCCGACGAGGCGGTGCGCCTGATCGACCACGGGCAGCGACACGAGGTTGTAGCTCGCGAGCAGACGGGCGACCTCGGCCGCGGTGGCGTCTGCGGTGACCGGCTCGAGCGTGTCGTCGATAATCGCGCCCAGGCGCTCGTGCGGCGGGTAACGCAGCATGCGCTGGAAGTGGACCGTGCCGAGCAGACGCCCGGTGGGCGTCTCGTACGGGGGCAGGGTGATGAAGACGGATGCCGCGAGGGCGGGGTGCAGCTCGTGCCGCCGGATGAGGGCCAGGGCCTCGGCCACCGTCGCGTCGGCCGAGAGCACGATGGGCTCCGGCGTCATGAGACCACCCGCGGTGTCGGGGCCGTATTGCAGGAGGGCGCGGACGTCGTCGGCCTCTTCCGGCTCCATGAGGTCGAGCAGCTGCTCGGAGCGCGACTCGGGGAGCTGACCGAGAAGGTCGGCCGCGTCGTCGGGCTCCATGGCATCGAGGATGTCGGCGGCGCGTTCGTCCCCGAGCTGCTCGAGGATGTGCACCTGCTCGTCCTCGGGCATCTCCTCGAGGGCGTCGGCCAGGCGGTCGTCGCTCAGCTCTTCGGCGACCTCGATGAGGCGCTCCTCGGGAAGATCGAGCAGCGTGTTGGCGAGGTCGGCCGGCTTGAGCTCGGAATAGGTCGCAACCAGCTGCTCGGCGGACTGCGCCTCGCCGGGCGTCTGGTTCTCGCGCACCTCGCCCCACGCGGCGAAGGTCGTCGCGCCCTTGGCGAAGGGCGACGCGCTCGTGCGCGGGCGGCGGAGGAACAGCTGCCCCACATCCCACTCGCCCAGGCGGTTGCGCTCGATCGCGACGTCCTCGATCACGGCGGTGCCGGAACCGTCGACGAGGCGCACGCGACGGCCGAGCATCTCCGCCATGACACGCACCTCGCCCCCGCGCTGTTGGAAGCGGCGCACGTTGATCAGGCCGGTCGTGATGACCTGACCGGCCTGTATGGAGGTGACGCGCCCGATGGACACGAACACATGTCGCCG
Encoded here:
- a CDS encoding ABC transporter substrate-binding protein gives rise to the protein MPAPRHRSRPVRLAALGSVLAVAAALLAGCGSTAEAGARNATYSTQPSDTFPVTVTHQFGETTVTAEPQRVVVVGLTEQDVLLELGTPPVATTEWYGEQPYAVWPWATDLLNGAEPTVLSATDGLEFEKIASLEPDLIVGTNAKLTADDYTKLSAIAPTIASVAGTEGYFSDWKGQTRQIAQAMGRSAEGESLITGIEEKYAAAAAAHPEFAGKTASFSQGGPWQGSIYVYPDGLNTDFLTDLGFVITPGLDKYVQQKGAQALISGENMSLIDADVIVFATESAESLPALLDFGTTRSLSAVAGGRAVYTDAELAGAIYFLTPLSQKYALDELVPRLEKAVAGTSPQSVEG
- a CDS encoding helix-turn-helix transcriptional regulator codes for the protein MISTSVSAGAGFDPHRHEEDQLAWMASGSMEVSVGADRWHLRRDHQVWIPAGVLHEMRFTEPGELVSAYVDQRHRPARTGWERARVLALDPLGGALLSHLAAGDRAEGRRQSCFAILSDLVAEAPVAREVVALPQDPRARAVAVALLDRPDDERDLDAWAAEVGVSARTVARAFVADTGRTFREWRVRARLHAAVGLLLQGEPVHVVAPAVGYDSVSSFISAFRRRFGVTPAVYAGRSREMPD
- a CDS encoding citrate synthase, which gives rise to MSDAGTQQDKATLTVGGTTAEFPVLRGTDGVPSIDIASLTKQTGHTTLDYGFVNTASTKSDITYIDGDQGILRYRGYPIEQLAKNSTYLEVAWLLIYGELPSASELASFDERIRRHTLLHEDLKSLFSALPPTAHPMSVLSAATAALSTYYEAESDPHNPEHVELNTVRMLAKLPVIAAYAHKKSIGQAFLYPDNSLGFVDNFLKLNFGVHSEPFEANPVMTKALDLLLMLHEDHEQNASTSTVRLVGSTGANQFASISAGIQALSGPLHGGANEAVLQMLARIRDSGESVERFVERVKNKEQGVKLMGFGHRVYKNYDPRAKLVKESADEVLEALGVSDPLLDLAKELEQIALEDDYFKERRLYPNVDFYTGVIYKAMGFPTRMFTVLFAIGRLPGWLAQWREAITDPQTKIGRPQQLYTGAAERNYPGV
- the dapD gene encoding 2,3,4,5-tetrahydropyridine-2,6-dicarboxylate N-succinyltransferase, yielding MSNERRISAAGLSTRTTGGTVLDAWFPKPVLGDSNDLDAEKAALASSTGPDERRGVVVETVSLTIDADEAPASTIDAYLRLHALSHLLVRPNEINLDGIFGHLPNVAWTNAGPVHPDDAARLLPQLKRHGIELQGLDKFPRLTDYVLPAGVRIADASRVRLGAHLSPGTTVMHEGFVNFNAGTLGSSMIEGRVSQGVVIGDGTDIGGGASIMGTLSGGGTHRVSIGARTLLGANAGIGISLGDDCVVEAGLYVTAGTKVKVGDETIKAGELSGRDGILFRRNSLTGTVEASARAGVGVTLNEALHA
- the dapE gene encoding succinyl-diaminopimelate desuccinylase gives rise to the protein MLALDLTQSSAALTRAVCDIHSVSGDETPLADAIEAAVSAYVHLEVIRDGDTIVARTNLGRERRVVIAGHIDTVPINRNLPVEDRTVDGVEVIWGRGTVDMKAGVAVQLKLAAELTEPPVDITWMWYDHEEVDSALNGLGRLSRNRPDLFEGDFAILGEPSNGEVEGGCNGTLRAIVRTEGVRAHSARSWIGENAIHKAAPILARLAEYRAREIEVEGLVYREGLNAVSISGGVAGNVIPDACAVEVNYRFAPSRDAAAAIRVVTDVFTGFDVEIVDVAEGARPGLDAALARDFVDAVGATPKPKYGWTDVARFSALGIPAVNYGPGDPHLAHHDEERVPLAQIDAVEQGLRAWLSGS
- a CDS encoding DUF3117 domain-containing protein, with protein sequence MAAMKPRTGDGPMEAVKEGRLIIVRVPLEGGGRLVVSVNDAEAKELYDVLGGVVTA
- a CDS encoding O-methyltransferase; this encodes MSGHEANERFVQESTVEPEHIARARAHALELGAAPISPAVGAQAAVISAASRALNIVEVGTGGGVSGLWLLHGSPRATITTIDSEPEHLGAARSAFIDARVPAARARFITGRASDVLPRMNEASYDIVFIDADPEGVIEYVEHGLRLVRAGGTVLIPRVLAHGAADPVRRGPVTTAYRSLIQEVQSSPAVIGALSTTGEGLLQLTTRPTEV
- a CDS encoding Sec-independent protein translocase TatB; the protein is MFFGLTIEKLMLIGVIAAVLVGPERLPRYAEALAKFTKRAKETLQGARTRMRDEMGPEFDDVDWKKLDPRQYDPRRIIREALLDDTPTATMRAAGAAALAAREKPASTPFVAGELPPFDDEAT
- a CDS encoding Mrp/NBP35 family ATP-binding protein, with translation MTDALAESVRRAVAAVTDPELRRPLGELDMVREITVSGASAEVGIALTIVGCPAADRIERDVRDAAASVAGIDAVDVRVGVMSPDERKALTEKLRGGRAKREMPFGPDSLTRVIAVTSGKGGVGKSTITANLAVALAAKGLRVGLIDADVHGFSIPGLLGLVDDDGLPPAPTKLDDLILPPVAYGVKVISIGMFLRRPGEDAAGAVAWRGPMLHRTVQQFLTDVFFGDLDVLLLDMPPGTGDVAISVGQLLPHADVLVVTTPQAAAAEVAVRSGLVARQTGQHPIGVIENMAAMTLPDGTVLDLFGAGGGEEVARALSSDDVRVPLLASVPLSPALRAGGDDGRPVVLSQPDDPAARAIDAAASALAVRPRGLAGKALRLNV
- a CDS encoding DUF1003 domain-containing protein: MARNNRKPALDAPRGRTGVLAPRAPQPSRDRFGRFTEWVARAMGTPTFLLSLTLFCVVWMGWNSIAPDELRFDSAAIGFTALTLVLSLQASYAAPLILLAQNRQDDRDRVQIEQDRQRAERNLADTEYLAREIVALRMAVRDLTDEVITKDTLRAELKAALERLDDHDDAPRPAS
- a CDS encoding magnesium transporter MgtE N-terminal domain-containing protein, translated to MSTQRVFVARLAGCTVFDPAGDRLGKVRDVVVIYRASAAPRVVGLVVEIPGRRHVFVSIGRVTSIQAGQVITTGLINVRRFQQRGGEVRVMAEMLGRRVRLVDGSGTAVIEDVAIERNRLGEWDVGQLFLRRPRTSASPFAKGATTFAAWGEVRENQTPGEAQSAEQLVATYSELKPADLANTLLDLPEERLIEVAEELSDDRLADALEEMPEDEQVHILEQLGDERAADILDAMEPDDAADLLGQLPESRSEQLLDLMEPEEADDVRALLQYGPDTAGGLMTPEPIVLSADATVAEALALIRRHELHPALAASVFITLPPYETPTGRLLGTVHFQRMLRYPPHERLGAIIDDTLEPVTADATAAEVARLLASYNLVSLPVVDQAHRLVGCVSVDDVLDYLLPDDWRTHDSDDPRPRTTTRSTATASIPQITPQTPRRR